From the genome of Bacteroidales bacterium, one region includes:
- a CDS encoding T9SS type A sorting domain-containing protein: MLRILSLFMLILIVSNSFGQGNLPKGMTEYEKSIWEDYIKNYPFDRGTNPPDQTPRTPAEFEENQGVIVTWTQYTSNLREIVRHAKESVKVYIVCSNPSSVTSYLSQGGIDTNNIEFVVADYNSVWVRDYGPQSIYLHGTNELAFVDWVYNRPRPKDDTIPIIMGNYLNVPVYQMTATPNRLTATGGNFMNDGFGKGFSSKLILTENSSLTEAQIDTIKKRYMGISPYVKMTVLPYDGIHHIDMHMKLIDEETLLVGQYPQGVSDGPQIEANINYILNNYQTSYGRPYRVVRIPMPPDENGKYPSQGSHYLTYTNATILNNLVLVPIYGLSTDNEALNIYREAMPGYKVVGINMRNVIPASGAIHCITREIAANDPIFIAHAPIRDTMNYIPGGYLISANISSATGIQSVTLCWSADTTLGFDEIAMEYVNNNYEAYIPSSNVDGDLFYYIKAVNNNNKTINKPLVAPAGLYRFHAYGSGEDYNFDFSTSALTAFVDEDITFTFENNGVEANSFAWNFGKDAYPQTSNSEGPHIVTYLTSGSKTITLTVNGTMTIRKNNFVQINDRPLHNISISVVGNGSVTPLQGNYQLPYGHSIKLTANPDENWKFSKWVVNNEESSDNPINIGITQDITAIAHFEWFNSISKINQKGINIYPNPANESLFIEFNETDNVNSISITDISGNIVTNINSFSELNQIEIDLANYTSGIYFVLINTDNGVEVFKFVKI, translated from the coding sequence ATGCTACGAATATTATCACTTTTTATGCTAATTCTAATTGTTAGCAACTCTTTTGGACAAGGTAATTTGCCCAAAGGAATGACCGAATACGAAAAATCTATTTGGGAAGATTATATCAAAAATTACCCTTTTGACAGAGGTACAAATCCACCGGATCAAACACCACGAACCCCTGCAGAATTTGAAGAGAACCAGGGAGTTATTGTTACCTGGACACAATACACGAGCAATTTACGTGAAATTGTTCGACACGCAAAAGAGTCCGTTAAAGTGTATATAGTTTGTTCCAACCCTTCAAGTGTTACAAGCTATTTATCTCAAGGTGGTATTGATACAAATAACATTGAATTTGTTGTTGCCGACTATAACTCAGTATGGGTACGCGATTACGGTCCACAAAGTATTTATTTACACGGAACTAACGAGTTGGCTTTCGTTGACTGGGTTTATAATCGTCCTCGTCCTAAGGATGACACAATTCCTATTATTATGGGAAACTACTTAAATGTGCCAGTTTACCAAATGACAGCTACTCCTAACAGATTGACTGCTACTGGCGGAAACTTTATGAACGATGGTTTTGGTAAGGGGTTCTCTTCAAAACTTATATTAACAGAAAACAGTTCACTTACTGAAGCTCAGATTGATACCATTAAAAAACGCTATATGGGAATATCTCCTTATGTAAAGATGACAGTGTTACCCTACGATGGAATACACCATATAGACATGCATATGAAGCTTATTGACGAAGAAACCCTGCTTGTGGGACAATATCCCCAGGGTGTATCAGATGGTCCTCAAATTGAAGCAAATATCAATTATATTTTAAATAATTATCAAACATCTTATGGCCGTCCGTATAGAGTCGTTCGTATTCCTATGCCTCCCGACGAAAACGGAAAATATCCTTCACAAGGTTCCCATTATTTAACTTACACCAACGCAACTATATTAAATAATCTTGTTTTAGTTCCTATTTACGGACTTTCTACCGATAATGAAGCCTTAAATATATACCGAGAAGCGATGCCCGGTTATAAAGTTGTTGGAATAAATATGAGAAACGTTATCCCTGCAAGTGGTGCAATACACTGTATTACACGTGAGATAGCTGCTAACGACCCAATTTTTATAGCTCACGCCCCTATTCGCGATACAATGAATTATATTCCTGGTGGCTACTTAATTTCAGCAAATATTTCTTCGGCTACAGGAATTCAAAGTGTTACTTTGTGTTGGAGTGCTGACACAACACTAGGCTTCGATGAAATTGCCATGGAATATGTCAACAATAATTATGAAGCTTATATACCTTCTTCAAACGTTGATGGAGACCTGTTTTATTATATTAAAGCTGTTAATAACAACAATAAAACTATTAACAAGCCATTGGTTGCTCCTGCAGGATTATACAGATTCCACGCTTATGGTAGTGGAGAAGATTATAATTTTGATTTCAGTACATCGGCTTTAACAGCATTTGTTGATGAAGATATAACTTTCACATTCGAAAACAATGGTGTGGAAGCAAATAGTTTTGCATGGAATTTTGGAAAAGATGCATACCCACAAACTTCTAATTCAGAAGGACCTCATATTGTTACCTATTTAACAAGCGGAAGCAAAACCATTACACTAACTGTAAACGGAACAATGACAATAAGAAAAAACAACTTTGTGCAAATTAATGATCGTCCTTTACACAATATTTCGATTTCGGTTGTTGGCAATGGTAGCGTAACGCCTTTACAAGGCAATTATCAACTGCCCTATGGTCACTCTATCAAACTGACTGCTAATCCAGATGAAAATTGGAAATTTTCAAAATGGGTAGTAAACAATGAGGAATCTTCAGACAATCCTATCAATATTGGAATAACACAAGATATTACTGCAATTGCGCATTTTGAGTGGTTTAATTCAATTTCGAAAATTAACCAAAAGGGAATAAACATCTATCCCAATCCCGCTAACGAATCGTTGTTTATTGAATTTAACGAAACGGACAATGTTAATTCCATCAGCATAACCGATATATCTGGTAATATAGTTACAAATATTAATTCATTTTCTGAGCTAAACCAAATAGAGATTGATTTAGCTAACTATACATCAGGTATTTATTTTGTGTTAATTAATACAGATAACGGAGTTGAAGTTTTTAAATTTGTTAAAATTTAA
- a CDS encoding DUF2279 domain-containing protein — MKQLFPCSFKRCLTKVLIFVCQLGLISPSFGQQDSLQQKNLKKVLLAETGLYVVSMATLGPMWYSKFDKSHWHWFDDSGEWLQMDKMGHIFAGYQCSKLAYEIHCYSGFSKKQALLWSSLASFVAVGSIEIFDGFAEEWGASVSDLCANTFGIGLFALQEGLFDKQIIKLKYSYHYTNFHVHRPELLGKNHIERLIKDYNAQQFWLSVNLHDILHWEFLPKCLNISVGYGATNMISGKPEYSISQGFIPYRRFFISPDIDLEKIKTRSKFLRSALKVLNAIKVPMPTMEFNKHKTKFMWIY, encoded by the coding sequence ATGAAACAGCTTTTTCCCTGTAGTTTTAAAAGGTGTTTAACAAAAGTTTTAATTTTTGTTTGTCAATTAGGTCTTATTAGTCCATCATTCGGTCAACAGGATAGTTTACAACAAAAGAACCTTAAAAAAGTTTTGTTGGCAGAGACCGGACTTTATGTTGTGTCAATGGCAACACTAGGTCCGATGTGGTATTCCAAATTTGACAAATCGCACTGGCACTGGTTTGATGATAGTGGCGAATGGCTACAAATGGACAAAATGGGACATATATTCGCAGGATATCAATGTTCCAAGTTAGCGTATGAAATTCACTGTTATTCAGGATTCTCCAAAAAACAAGCATTATTGTGGAGTTCATTAGCATCATTTGTAGCTGTAGGCAGTATAGAGATATTCGATGGTTTTGCAGAAGAGTGGGGAGCTTCTGTTAGCGACTTATGTGCAAATACTTTCGGAATAGGTCTATTCGCACTACAAGAGGGGTTATTTGACAAGCAAATAATTAAACTAAAATACAGCTATCATTATACCAATTTTCACGTTCACAGACCAGAACTATTGGGAAAAAACCATATTGAAAGGTTAATAAAAGATTATAATGCCCAACAGTTTTGGCTTTCTGTTAATTTACATGATATACTACATTGGGAATTTTTGCCCAAATGTTTAAATATCTCTGTCGGTTATGGAGCTACAAATATGATATCAGGGAAACCAGAATATTCAATTAGTCAGGGTTTTATACCATACCGTAGATTTTTTATAAGTCCAGACATTGATTTGGAAAAAATAAAAACTCGCTCAAAGTTTTTACGAAGTGCGTTAAAAGTTCTAAATGCTATAAAAGTTCCTATGCCAACTATGGAATTTAATAAGCATAAAACAAAGTTTATGTGGATTTATTAA
- a CDS encoding tetratricopeptide repeat protein: MKNSILIMLISLVCFNSVEIVNGQTLDAEQNKLYRKARNYYDRGNFQDAVEQYNELLNRHSNSFLYNYELGLLYFYELNDKKASIPYFEVAIKNMKDTTIDIFNYLGQAYQSCLEYDKAMSMYQIYSAIPPKPGVIKISMKKYIQRCIEEKEKIEEINQQRDQLSESGLQVINAGAVINSEYNDIAPVYINDQSLLITSSRNYDYQFEVYINKPYIVTKGADGFYDDIEALIDSKYSNLVFDPDWHLIITSVTSDLNKVLYTYENDIYVRVGGFDKKIEPVKLPREVNMARQHYSAAISPDGMRMVFSLYDRKTKCWDLYFSTCSNSGVWGKAQKIEKLSSTSDEKYPCFSPDGYTLYFSSTGFNSLGGFDIFKSDLMPNNEWSTPERLPEPVNSTHNDIWFNITPKGDKAYFSSDRPGGFGQLDIYEVIY; encoded by the coding sequence ATGAAAAACAGCATTTTAATAATGTTAATATCTTTGGTTTGTTTTAATTCAGTTGAGATTGTAAATGGACAAACCTTAGATGCTGAACAAAACAAATTATATAGAAAAGCTCGCAATTATTACGATAGAGGGAACTTTCAAGATGCGGTAGAGCAATATAATGAACTTTTAAACAGACACTCAAATTCGTTTTTATATAATTATGAATTGGGCTTGCTATATTTTTATGAACTTAACGACAAAAAAGCCAGTATTCCTTATTTTGAGGTTGCAATTAAAAACATGAAGGATACCACTATTGATATATTTAACTATTTGGGACAAGCATATCAGTCTTGTTTAGAGTATGATAAAGCCATGTCAATGTACCAAATATACAGTGCTATCCCCCCAAAACCGGGTGTTATTAAAATTAGCATGAAAAAGTATATCCAGCGATGTATAGAAGAAAAAGAGAAGATAGAAGAAATTAATCAGCAACGTGATCAATTATCAGAATCTGGGCTGCAGGTTATTAATGCAGGGGCTGTTATTAATAGTGAATATAACGACATAGCACCTGTTTATATAAATGATCAGTCACTTTTAATAACCTCGTCGCGTAATTATGATTATCAGTTTGAAGTTTATATCAATAAACCATATATCGTTACTAAAGGAGCAGATGGGTTTTACGATGATATTGAAGCATTAATTGATTCTAAATACAGCAATCTGGTTTTTGATCCTGATTGGCATTTAATAATTACAAGCGTAACATCTGATCTGAATAAAGTATTATATACTTACGAAAACGATATATATGTAAGAGTAGGAGGGTTTGATAAAAAAATTGAACCTGTAAAACTACCGAGAGAAGTTAATATGGCAAGACAACACTACTCTGCTGCAATTTCTCCAGACGGAATGCGTATGGTGTTCAGTTTATATGATCGTAAAACTAAATGCTGGGATTTATACTTCTCTACATGTTCTAATAGTGGAGTATGGGGTAAAGCACAAAAAATTGAAAAGCTTAGTTCAACAAGTGATGAAAAATATCCCTGTTTTTCTCCCGATGGATATACTCTGTATTTCTCATCAACAGGGTTTAATTCATTAGGTGGATTCGATATCTTTAAAAGCGATCTTATGCCAAACAATGAATGGTCAACGCCCGAAAGACTACCGGAGCCAGTAAACTCAACTCATAATGATATTTGGTTCAACATTACACCTAAAGGCGATAAGGCTTACTTCTCAAGTGACAGACCGGGTGGATTTGGTCAGTTAGATATTTATGAAGTAATATATTAG
- a CDS encoding response regulator transcription factor: protein MNTKTKIKVMLVDDDYIFLQMLKESLTEIDNIEIFTAKTGEECVEHIDSSFKILVLDYFLNSENPDAQNGLEILRQVKQIVPEIKVIVLSGQEDGNLVYDFVRESVANYVIKDNNAFENVHKSIRDILND, encoded by the coding sequence ATGAATACAAAGACCAAAATCAAAGTAATGTTAGTTGACGACGATTACATTTTTTTGCAAATGTTAAAGGAGTCTCTAACAGAGATAGATAATATCGAGATTTTTACTGCAAAAACAGGAGAAGAGTGTGTTGAACACATTGATTCTAGTTTTAAAATTCTAGTGTTGGACTACTTTTTAAATTCAGAAAATCCCGATGCCCAAAATGGATTGGAAATTTTAAGGCAAGTAAAACAAATAGTTCCCGAAATAAAAGTAATTGTACTAAGCGGTCAAGAAGACGGAAATTTAGTGTATGACTTTGTTAGAGAAAGTGTCGCTAATTACGTTATTAAGGATAATAATGCTTTCGAAAATGTGCATAAAAGCATTAGGGATATCTTAAATGATTAA